ATGGTAGGGGGAAGAACGCCCTTGCCGGCCAACTGGCTTTGCACCTGCAGGCCGCACATCCCCGGCATGCGCAGATCGCAGACCAGGCATTCAACCGGTGCCGGCCGGTACGATTCGACAAAATCGCGAGCGGAAACAAATGTCCTGATATCCGTGCCAAGGCCACGAAGCAACTCATGGTATGTCCAGAGCACAATATCATCGTCATCGACGAGATAAATCACGGGTCGTTCAACTGCCACAGCCTACGTCTCCAATTCCTGCCTTCCTACGACCGGATGTCGGCCTGCCGGCACGTTCGCATACTGTGTGATGCGGCCAATCTGGCCAATGGAGCATCTGAGAAGCCCCGCATCCACCGGCACAGTAAGCCATCATGCTGGCGAAGTTGAAATTGGGTAATCCCCGGAGTAGCAGGCAAATAAAGAAGCCGAAAATATCTCAATTACGGCACTTTTATTTATTAAGAAGAAACTTAATAGCCCAATGTCTCCCGGCGTGCGCGAAAAATGGAATGTGCTGCTTTGGCCTCCGACCTATAAGGAGCCGGAATTTCGATTAAATTCAATGACTGTGAGCCGGGATAAACATCATGTTCTCCAATGTGCCAGCCGCACCCGGGACGACTCCGGGGCGCTGGCACACGCCTGCCACATCCTGGCATGCAAGTGCGCGATCAGGCCAATGCCGCGGAGCGCTGGCGGCGTACCTCCCGGTCGCTCGCCGGCGCATGCGGCCGCCCAGTGCCGCCGGCGCCCGGCAGACGGAAGAACGCCACCACCTCGTTGAGTTCCTGGCCCTGCTCCTGCAGCGCGCGCGAGGCGCTGGCGGCTTGTTCCACCATGGCGGCATTCTGCTGGGTCACCTGGTCCATCTGCGAGATCGCCTGGTTCACCTGCTCGATGCCGCGGCTTTGTTCCATCGACGCGCTGGCGATGTCTTCCACGATGCTGCTCACGCGCGCGACCGCCTTGGTCACCGAGTTCATGGTCTGCCCGGCTTCGCCCGCCAGCGTGGCGCCGTCCTGGATCTGCTTGAGCGAGCCCGCGATCAGTTCCTTGATCTCCTTGGCGGCGCTTGACGAGCGCTGCGCGAGGCTGCGCACCTCGCTGGCCACCACGGCAAAGCCGCGGCCTTGCTCACCGGCGCGGGCAGCTTCCACCGCGGCGTTGAGCGCGAGGATATTGGTCTGGAAGGCGATGCCTTCGATCATGCCGGTGATGTCGGCAATCTTGGTGGAGCTGGCGCTGATGCCTTGCATCGTATCGACCACGCGGCCAACCGCCGTGCTGCCGCTGTGCGCGATGTCGGCAGCCTCCCGGGCCAGTTCGTTGGCTTGCCGGGCGTTCTCGCTGCTCAGGCGTACCGTGGTGGTCAGCTCTTCCATGCTGGCGGCGGTTTCCTCGAGCGATGCCGCTTGCTCTTCGGTGCGCTGGCTCAGGTCCGCATTGCCCGCGGCGATCTCCGCCGACGCCCCGGCAATGCTTGCGCTGCTCTGGCGCACGCGGGACACGATCTCCGTCAGGCGCTCGTTCATGTCGCGCAGGGCCGACAGCAGGCGCCCGGTCTCGTCGCGCGCCACCACCGCAATCTGGCTGCCCAGATCACCGCGCGCTACGGTTTGCGCCACATCCACGGCCGTTTGCATGGGCCGGGTGATGGAGCGCGTGATCAGCAGGCCCCCCACCACGGCAAGCACCACGGCGCAAATGGACATCACGATCAGCAGGTTGCGCTGCGCGGCGTAGTCTTCCTCCAGCTTGCGCACCGTATCGACCTGGCGGCCTTTGGTGAACTCGGTATAGGCGTCGGTCGCCTTGACCAGCGCCCCCAGCAAGGGGCGGCATTCGTTGTTCATCTTGACGATGGCCTCATCGCGCTTGGCGGCAAGCGCGAGGTCCACGATGGCGATGGCCACGGGACCATAGCGCGACTCCACGCGATCGATCTCGCGCACCAGGTTGCGCGCGGTGTCACTGGCGTCGCTATTGCCCGACACCATGTCCTTGAGCTTTGCCAGCTGCGCCTGCACATCGTCATGTGCGCGCGATACGGCTGCCTTCTCCAGGGCCAGGTCCTCGGGGCTGGTGACAAGAACCAGGTTGCGCGCCGCGATGGCGCGCCGGTCAACGGCGGTCCTCACCTGCGCGGCAACTTCGGCGCGCGCGTTGATGCCGTACAGGTAGCGGGAGAAACCGTCCGTGGTCTGGCTCAGCGCGCGTAGCGACAAAGCGGAAATGGATAGCGCGATGAGGGCTAGCAGGCTAAAGCTCAGCACGAGCTTGCCCTTGATGGTCAGGAGTTTGAAATTCACGATTTGATCCCCTTGTCCCGTTGGGACGTTGGCGCTGCGGAATGGTCCATGCGTCATGGCTTGAATCGCCAATGCGAACCGTTACGCTGCAATCCCGCTCCCGCTTTTTTCTATTTGTGATGCTCTGGGCGATCGTCTTCGCGCCGCGCCGTCTTGTTATGCCCTAAACAGCACAATTCCAAATGCATATGGAACCACGCTGCAGTGTGGCTAACGGCAGGAAATCGGAAGATATTCCCCCTCCTGGAGAGGGGGCAGGTTTTAGGGAATTCGGCGCAAGTAGCGCCGGGGCCGCTTTGCGTTGCGCAAGCGGGCATTGCGTTGCAGCCCAGCAGGCGGCGTGGTGTCACCCACCGGTCGAAGCCTCAGGCTCAAGCCGGCAATGAGTCCGGCTTGGTCTCCTGGGCGGCCTCGGTGACACGGGGACGGTTGTGGCGCCACGCCGCCCACTCCTCCACCCCCAACGGCGCGGCGAACAGATAGCCTTGCGCCCAATGCACGCCGTGCTGTCGCAGGTAGGCGGCCTGCACCTCGTTCTCGATCCCCTCGGCTGTCAGTTCCAGGCGCAGCCGCTGGCCCAGGCTGATGATGGTGTCGAGCACCACGGCGTTGACGGAGTCCGTGCCGATGCCCATGACGAACGAGCGATCGATCTTGAGGAAATCGGCATGGAGCTGTTCAAGATAGGACAGCGAACTCTGCCCCGTGCCGAAGTCGTCGAGCGCCCAGAGCACGCCCTGCGCGCGCAGGTGCGCGATGTTACGTTGCACCTGCTCGTCGTTCGGCAGCGCTTCGCGCTCGGTCACCTCCAGGACCAGCAGTGGCCCATCGGGGCCGAGCTTGTCCAGGAGCCGCTGCACATCATCGACGAATCCGGGCGTTGCCAGGTGGGAAGCGCTGACATTGACACCGATATGGTCACGCGGCCCCAGCCCCAGGCGCGGCAAGTCGGCGGCCACCAGATCGAAGATATGCCGAGTCAGGTCACCGATGACGCCATTGTCTTCCGCCAGCGGGATGAAGATGTCCGGCCGGATATGGCCCCGGCCGGGCCGGTGCCAGCGGACCAGGGCCTCGAGCCCGCTGCACTCCCCCGTGGCCAACCGGATGACCGGCTGGTAGACCATGTGGAACTCGCGCTGGCGCATGCCTCGGTAGATCTCGTTGACCAGCGACAAGCGCCGCCTGCAGAACAGATGCGCCAGGTATCCCGAGAGCAGCGCCGCCATGAGCAGGAAAGGCGCGTAGTGACGCCACAGCTCGTGGCGGTAGGCCGTGATCAGCGCCGGTGCGACTGCGACGCGCACCTCGATGGGAAAGGCGGCGGACTTGGCCAGTTGCATGCTGTTCCGGTAGCGCGGGCCGGGTGTCGTCGCCAACGGCGCACCGGTCGGCAACTGGCGCAGCGAGTCGCTGAGCAGGATCTGGACCTGGAACTGGCCGCTGTACGAGGCGGCCGCCTGAATGTCCAGCAGGTACTGCCCGTCGATCACGGCCAGCACGCCCGAGCCGTTGGCGATGCCTCGCGAGACGATCACTGCGGGCCGGTCCGAGACCAGGGAGGTACCTGAGCTGGGGGTGATCAGCAGCCCCCGTGGCAAGCTGGTCATCGCATCGAATGCCAGGGTGAGCGGGATGTCGTTGACCTTGCCCAGGACCGGTGAGCAGTAGAGCTTCTCTTGATGGACCAGGATGAGCGAGCGGAAATACGGACTCAGGGTGCTGGTCCGCGTGAGTTCGCCGATCACCTCCTCGCATGGCTTGCCGAGCAGCGCCATGGACTTGTCGACATTGGCGGTGACTACGCCGAGGATGTTGTCCATCTGCTTCTGGATTGCCACCGCCGTAACCAACGCTTCGCCGTCGGCGCGTTGCCTTCCCTGCAGGAAAACCAGCGGCACCATGACAATTGCGGGGATCAGCATGGCTGCCAGCACGATTGCCAGGTGCCAGTATTGCTCACGCCGAGGCTTGATGTTCTGCACGTTCGATGCTCCTGCGCGTGACGTGCCCGCGCTACGGTGTGATTGATGTGTGCTCGTCCGGGTCCGCCGGGAGTCCAGGCCCCACCCTCAACACTGCCGACCGCTGCGATCCAGGTCGGCTTCCCGGTGATCTTGTCTTTGTCTTGCGAGTGTTCCCTTCGCCTTGCTGCATCCTGGCCGGGACCCGCATTCTTATTACAAAGCCTGAATTCAGACGATGGATCTTACAATAAGGCATCGCTTAGGCGGCGAATTCCGTAATCACCGCAACCTCTCTCGCATTGATCCAATTAGCCGGCGCGACATCCATCGAGAATGGCATCGATATGCGCCATCTGATCCGGGATTTAGCGATTCCGCTCGGTAGTTCTTCTAAAAGCCATTTCGCTATCCGAGCGCATTCATGTCGGTGCAGTGACCGGCCCGGGGGCATAGCGATCGATTCCGCGCGAAGGGATCGATTGCGGCCAACGCCTGCGTTTTAGGACTTGTCCTATTCTCTTGACGGCATGCCACCAGTAAGCTGGCGCCCTGTCTTACCGAGAAGCGAAATGAAGCACAACGAAACGCGCCGTACCTTGGCGCTCGGACTCGCCGCCATTTCCATGGCCGCGGGCAGCGCCTGGGCTGGCGAGGCCCAGGACCTGTACGCGGCGATGATCAGTGGCAAGTGCGAGCCCGCCACCGCCACCTTGCAAGCGCGCGCCAAGGCTGGCGTGGCCGCGGCCCAGGGCCATCTGGGCATTGCCTATGTCCGCGGCGCCTGCGTCAAGAAGGACGTGCAGGCAGGCGTGGCCTGGCTGCGCAAGGCCGCCGAGCAGGGCGACGCGGATTCGCGCAATGAACTTGGCAATTTCTATTCGGCGGACAATGGCGTGCCCAAGGACTACGCGCAGGCGAGGCGCTGGTTCCGCCTGGCGGCCGAGCAAGGCTACGGGCCGGCCCAATACAACCTGGCGCTCCAGTACCATTTCGGAGAAGGCGGGCCGGTGGATGATCGCGAGGCGGTCATATGGCTGCGCAAGGCGGCCGTGCAGGGCCTTGCGGACGCGCAGGCGAACCTGGGCGCCATGTTGATCAAAGGCGAAGGCATGGTCCTGAGCAACAAGCGCGAAGGCGTGCATTGGCTGCGCAAGTCCGCCATGCAAGGCCATCCCACCGGCCAGAACAACCTGGCGGCAGCCTAAGAAAATGGCTTTGGCGTGGCGCGCAACATGGTGCTTGCCTATGCCTGGGTGCTGCTGTCGACCCGCGAGGCCAAGCCGGGTTCGGAGGACATGGCGCTGCGCACCGGAATGGCCGCGGAACTGACCGCCAGACAGCGGGCCGAGTCCGAGCGGCTGGCGCGCGGGTGGAGGGTGGGACAGGACCTCACGACGACGATGCCATGAACGGAAGATAAGCCGCGGCAGATCATCGACCATCGTTGAATAGCTTCTGCATCAACGTCTTGGCAAGCGCACCGGGTTCGCCTCCGAGGCATGCCTGCGGCTCCGGCTCGCTCACACGGCTGACCCGACCATTGTGCTCGCAGGCATGCTCGACACATTCAAGCCTGACTTCAATATCGTGACGCCGTAGTCCGCGAGAAAACGCGAACGTAGTTATGAAAAGGCGGTATCCAGCACCGGCGCAACGCCGACGTCGCGCGTGGGGGTGTGCACCAGCGCGGAGACCATATCCAGGCATGCCAGGGCCTGGCCGATGAGGTGCCGCTCCTGATCCGGGTCTCGCGCTGCCTGGACTACCAGCCTGGCGCTCATGCACAGCCGCAAGGCGCTGACCGGGACACCCGCCCTGTGGCCGCTGTCCACAGGCTGGCCAAGCTGGTAGGCCACGCCGGCGTCGGCGCTCCCCGGCGCCTGGACCCGGCGAAAGATGGCGGCCGTCTCCTCCCGGCTGAGCGCGGTCCTGCCGCCTCCCGGCTGGCACCGGTACAGCAGGAAGGGGTGAATGGTCTGGATCTCGTCCCAGTGGCATGGCGTGTTCAGCGCGGTGCGGTCCAGCGCCGGCACCGCCAGCGCGGCAAAGGCGGGATCGCTGCCCAGCCTTTGCTGGATGGCACCGGCAAAGCGCCGCAGGATGCCAGCGGCTTGCCCGGCCGGCACCGCGAGGAATTCGCGCAGTTCGTAGATCGCAGCCTGCCAGCGCAGCAGCAGGCCAAAGTTCGCATAACTGCCGAGCGCCTGCGCGCTTGCCCAGCCTTGCGGCCATTCCTCGCGCGCGGAATACAGGCGCAGCTCCGCCGGAACGCCGCGCTCGCGCAGTATCTTGCCAATTGCCGCGGGCAGCAGCAAGGCGCCGGAGAACGAAGGCCCGGTCACAAACTTGGAGCCGGTCAGCGCCACCATGCAGCCGTTGCGCAGGTAGGCCTGGAGCGTACCCGGCTCAATGCGGAACTGGCAGGCGTCAACCAGGACCTGCACCGCCGAGGGCCAGCGGCGATGCAGCGCCGTCATGCACGCAATGCTCGGCGCAATGCATCCGGTCTTGGAGACGTCGATCAGCACCAGCAGCACTTGGCGCACATCCTGCACGGCCTGGCTGACGAGCGCCTCGATTTGCGCGTCGACCACGCTCGCATCCCGCAAGCTGCCGTCCGCATTGCGGATCGGCACGTCGAGGATGTCGCTGGCGCAGGCCTGGCTCAAGGACTCGCCCGGAATGGTGGTACGGCCCAGTGCGTTATACGTGCTGAAGTGGCGCCCGGTGAGCGCGGCGGCCACACCGCTGCCGCTCTCGGCCTCGCCGGCCATGATCACCAGCGGCCGGCGCCGAACGCTCGGATTGCCCGCATCGCTGCCGGCCCCATCGGCCGCCACCCGCGCGGCAACGCGCGCCGCGAGCAGGTGCACATCGGTGCCGGAAGCCGAGAAAACAAGCCCGGTGCCAAGCGCATCGCCTATGCCGCACAGCGCCAGCAACTCGCCGCGCAGCCGGTCCAGCTCGTGGCGATACAACTCGGGCGCGCTCTGGTGCGGCAGCGCCGCGGCAAGCCGGTTGCGCAGCGCGTCCACCTCGGCGAACGCGGCAGGAGAAATCCCCGAGGACGTGGAGGAGCCAAAGGGAACCAGCCCCGTCGAGGCAAGCGGCTGGCAACCGTACTTGTTACGGCCGGTCGCCGGATCCAGCGCGATGCGGTGGTCCCCGCCGCTGACCAGCAGGTCAGCCGTCGATGGCAGCGGCATCGTGCGCGTCCACGTGGTCGGCATGGGCCTCGCTGGCGTTGATCAGCATGGTCCGGAACGCCGCGAAGATCTTGTGCATCTGCGGCTGCTTGTACGGGAAGAGGTCAACCGGATCGATATCGTGCACCACCATCGCCGTATCGGCCTCGAACACCAGCAGTTCCCCCTGCGGCGTCTCGGCGCAATCCAGGCCCACGTAATCAAGACCCAGCCGCTCCTGGATCAGAGCGAGGGCATCCTTGTGGCGCAGCGCGAAGGTGTGGTCGAAGTCGCGCATGATGGCGGCTTCTTCATCCCGCTTGGCCGCGCTCTCTGCCATGCCGGCATTGAGATAGTGGATCATCCAGTGCTCGGAGATGCCCACGTGGCACACGTACGCGCGCCCTTCGATCAGCACCAGCCGGTACTTGCGGAACTGGCCGTCATCGTTGCGGTAATCGATGAAGTAAGAGACATAGAACGCCGGCTCGTCCGTCTGCGCCAGGTAGCCAGCGAGTTCGGCCGCGTCGCCGATCTTCTCCAGGCCCTTGCCGGCATGCGAGCCAAGCGGCCTAACGATGATGGGGAAAGCGCCCTCGCCCAGCACCGACGAGATCGCTGCCTGCCCGCCGGCGATGCCGGCCAGTACCTGGCGATCCACGCGCAGCGTCGGCGGCATGCACACGCCCGGCGCGCACGCCAGCAAGGATGCCGCCCGGTCCCGCGAGAGCTGTTGCACGCGATCCGGCTGGTTCAGCACCGGGCGCGGCCAGATTGCCGCGAGCGCGCGCAGGTGCTCCAGCACGGGCTGGGTACGGTCGGATTCGCCCACCGCGATGAACAGCACGTCGTGCTCCGGCACGGCCTGCGGCAGCGGGTTTTCCGGCGTGACGTAGAGCGCATCGAGCGCCACATCGGAGTTGCCCAACAAGCACTCCAGCGGCGTGTTGGCCATCAGGTCGCCCGAGACCATGATGGCCAGCACGCGCAGGCGGGCTTCGCCATCGCGCAAGGTCGGCAAGTGATAGAGCTGGCGCGCCTGCAGCGCCTCGGCCTGCATGGTCATGGCCAGCGCGTGATCGCCGACGAGCTGCAGGACCAGCGAGAGATCCATCAACGCATTGGCATCGTCCGGTTGCGACTGCAGGTGGTTGATCAGCTCGGCGCCGAGCGGGCGCAGGTCCTCGTTCTGATGGGCCGCCCGCAGCAGGTGGCGCAGGCCGATCAGGGTATCAGGGGCCGGCTTCATGTTGGCGGGATCAAGGATTGCGTTCATTGTGATAGGCCGCTGGCTTCGGGAACGGGTACGGGTGCGGGTGCGGGTGCGGGTGCGGGTGATACGGCGCTCAGCGACCGGCCAAGCGCCAGGGTGGCGTTCAGCAGGACATCGATATCCTGCGGCGCGCTGCGATGATTGAAGAGCGCAACCCGGATCGCAAAGCGCGCGTCGAGCACGGTCGACGAAGGCGCGGCGAGGCCGGATTCCTGCAGGGCGACAACAAGATCGCGGTTGACCTGTTCGATGGCGCCGTTCGCATCGGCATCAACATTGGCATTGGCACCGATATAGCGGAAGCAAACGATGTTGAGCGATACCGGCGCCAGCAGCTCAAGCTCCGGCTCGGACTCGATGCGCCGCGCGAGTTCCTGCGCCAGGGTGCAGGTGTGGGCAATCATGCCGCCCAGCCGCTCGGTGCCGTACACCTTGATCGTGAACCAGGTCTTCAGCGCGCGAAAGCCGCGCGACAGGTCCGGCCCGAAATCGCAAGGCCAGGGGGAGCCGGCCGCCATGCCGCGCTCGCCGCGGCTCAGGTACGTGCCTTCGTGCGTGGCAAAGGTGCGCAGGTGCAATTGCCGGTCGCGGACCACAAAGAAGCCGGCGTCATAGGGGACCTGCAGCCATTTGTGAAAATCGAAGGCGATCGAATCCGCCTGCTCGATGCCGCGCAGGCGCGGCGCCAGTTGAGGGCACAGCATGGCCAGGGCGCCAAAGGCACCGTCGACGTGAAAATGCAGTTGCTCCCGGCGGGCAATGCGTGCGATCTCGGCAAGGTCGTCGATGGCGCCCGTATCCACCGTGCCGGCGGTACCCACCACGAGAAACGGCTGGAAGCCGGCAGCGCGGTCGACAGCGATGGCGGCGGCAAGGCACGCCATATCCATGCGCCCCATCTGGTCAACGGGAATCGATCGCAGATTGTCCTTGCCGAGGCCGGCCAGGTCCATGCCTTGGGCGATGCAGCCATGCGCCCGGGTGGAGGTGTAGGCCGTCAGGCGCCGCGACGTCTGCCCCATGCCGGTCGACCGTACCTCGGACCCGAGCGCCCGGGTCCGGGCAACCAGCACGCCGGACAGGTTGGCCATGGAGGAGCCGGTCAGGAACAGGCCGCTGGCATCGTCGGGAAAGCCGAACAGCTCGATCACCCAGCGCAGCACCTGCCACTCCACCTCCACCGGGATATGGTCGCGCCCACCCAGGTTGGCATTGAGCCCGGCCGCCAGCATTTCCGCCAGCATCCCGACCGGCGTGCCGCCGCCATGCACCCAGCCCATGAAGCCGGGATGCGCATTGCCCACGGCAAACGGCAGGATGCTGTCCATGAAGGTCTCATGCACCTGGTCCAGCCCGCTGCCCTCGCGGGGCAGCGGCTCGCGGAAGCTTGCGCGCACCGCGTCGGGAATCGGCTGCCAGACCGGGCGGGCGCGGATGCCCTGGAGGTGGTCCAGCATATCGTCGAGCATGCTGTGCCCCTGCGCCCTCAGCGCGCTCCAGTCGACGGGATCGAGACTGGTGGGGACTGGCTGCCAGCTGCCCTGGGTGGTTGGTGTTGACATGGCTAATGGCGGTCCGGAAAACGCTGCGTCCCCATGGGAGGTGCTGTTTGCGACCTGGTTTCCGGGACATCGTGCCGGGGATCATAGCGCTGGGCCAGCCGGGCATTTGGTGGAGTACGGCGGGTTTTCCGCCCTATTTCTCTGCAACCGAAAAACAACACTGCCGGCGCTGCCTTACCACATTCCGATCATTTGCAAGCACCGCTCCGCGAGACGATAATTGTGTCGTCAAGCATCTCAAGCATCGCTCGCGCCACTCCTTCAGCAGCCGCCCTCCCTCATGCAGCCACACCAAGGCCTACCCTATCCCCAACGCTCCTGGGCCATCCTCACCGTGTTTTGCGGCCTGATCATGGCCGTGCTCGATGGCTCGATCGCCAATATCGCACTACCCTCGATCTCGCGCGAGCTGGCGGCGGACCCGTCCAGCACCATCTGGGTGGTCAACGCCTACCAGCTCACCGTCACGGTGTGCCTGCTGCCGCTGTCCTCGCTAGGCGACATCCTTGGCTACAAGCGCGTGTACCGCGCCGGCCTGGCGATCTTCCTGGCGGGCTCGCTGTTGTGCGCGCTGTCGCCCAACCTGCCGGTGCTGGTGGCCGCGCGGGTGCTGCAGGGCATCGGCGGCGCCGGCATCATGAGCGTGAACACGGCGCTGGTGCGCTTTATCTATCCGCCCACCAAGCTGGGCCGGGGCATCGGGCTGAACGCGCTGGTGGTGGGCATCACCATTGCCGTGGGGCCCTCGGTGGGCGCGCTGATCCTGTCGGTGGCGAGCTGGCCGTGGCTGTTCGCCATCAACGTGCCCGTGGCGATCTTCGCGCTGGCGCTGGCCCGCACCGCGCTGCCGGCAACGCCGCCCCAGCCGCGCAGCTTCGACTATCGCAGCGCGCTGCTCTCGGCCGTGGTCTTTGCCTTGTTCATCCTCGGCGTGGACGGCGCGGGCCACGCGCAATGGCGCCCCGCCGCCGCCGCCGGCCTGGTGGTGGCAGCGTTGCTGGGATGGTGGCTGGTACGCATGCAGCGCGGCAAGCATGCGCCGCTGGTGCCGGTGGACCTGTTCGCCAGCCGCGCCTTCACGCTGGCGGTGGGCACATCCTTCTGCTCCTTCATGGCGCAGATGCTGGCCTTCGTGGCGCTGCCCTTCTACCTCGAATACCAGCTTGGCCGCACGCTGCACGAGACCGGGCTGCTGATCACGCCGTGGCCGCTGATGGTGGCCATCATGGCGCCCATCTCGGGACGCCTGTCCGATCGCTATCCCGCCAGCATCCTGGCCGGCATCGGGCTGGCCTTGCTCGGGTCCGGGCTGATCGGCCTGGCGACGCTCGGGCCGGAAGCGTCCAGCTTTGCCGTGTGCTGGCGCATGGCCATGTGCGGATTGGGATTCGGGTTATTCCAGTCGCCGAACAACCGCGCGATGATTGGCGCCACGCCACCGGCGCGCAGCGGCGGCGCTAGCGGGGCGCAGGCGACAACGCGGTTGCTGGGGCAGACTACCGGGACAGCTATTGTGGCGTTGTTGTTTAGTGTTGATGCCAGCGGGGCGGCTCGGGTGGCGCTTTTTGTTGCCGCGGGGGTGGCTTTGGTGGGGGCTGTGGTTAGTTTTAGCCGGTTGCGCAGTGGGAGTGGGAGTGGACCTGCGGTGCGGGTGGGGGTGGAGGTGGCCGCTGAGGCGGATTTGTGATTTTTTTGTTGGTGTTGGATTTTGGGGCTATACGACATCGCCCAGCAGGGGGTTTCGCTGTTTATTTCATCGGCGATGGCGCTTGCACCCAAGTGCCATACGACATCCCCCTGCGGGGGCTGCCGGTCACTTTTCTTTGACCGGCAAAGAAAACTAACGAAAAGAAAGCCGCCCTGCCGGGAGCAGAGCAATCAGGCTTTCGAGTGTCGGTGGTTGCGTCGTAAGGCCCGGAGTGTTGGCTGGCCGATCCTACCGACCCGAAGGGCAGCGCACTTGCATGACCCTATGGTCACGTGGTGGTACCCCTGATCGCTTTGCGCGGTGCGCGTTCGGGCATCTGCCGTTCGCGGTGCGCAGCGCCACGATCCTGCCTGCCCTGGTGGTTTCGTGGTTTTGTCTCTGACGGTGGCCGCCCGGCCATTTGATGCCCTGCCGTACCGGCACGAGCGGCACCTTGCTTCACCCCCCTCTGGTTTCGTGGTGGGCACCGTGGCCCGTGCGCGAGGGCCGTGCTCACACCCACGGCGCTCGTCCTCCGAGACAAAACCACGAAACCATCCACACCCGAAACGGCGCAGCACTTCGCCTCGCGAACGGCAGATGTGGGAATGGTCACCGCAAGCGAGGTCAGGGGCTGCGCGACGTAACCCATGGGTCATGCAAAAATGATGTCCTTAGGGCCGGTAGGATACGCTAGCCAACACTCCGGGCCGTACGACGCAACCACCGAGGCAAAAACAGCCTTATTGCTCTGCCCCCGGCAGGGTCGGCTTTCTTCTCGTTAGTCTTCTTTGCCGACGTGTATAGACCGGGGACATAGGTGACGGGTGTGCGAGGACATGGTTGACACTTTCGGGCAATGAATCTGCCCGGAATCCGACCATGCCTTGGAGCACGCGCGACACCATGAGCCTTCGTCAAGAATTCATCCTTCTGGCCCAGCAAGAGGGCAGCAATCGCCGCGAGTTATGCCGGCGTTTCAGCATCAGTCCCCAGACCGCCTACAAATGGCTCGCGCGCTATGCCGAGCAAGGCGAGGCCGGTCTGGTCGACCGCTCTCGGCGGCCCAGTCGCAGCCCGGAACAGACCCACGCCGACCTTGAACAGGCCGTGATCGCGCTTCGCCAGCAGCATCCTGCCTGGGGCGGGCGCAAGATCAGCCGCCGCTTGCAGGACCTTGGGCATACCGAGGCGCCGGCTCCCAGCACTGTCACCTCGATCCTGCATCGCCACGGGCTAATTACCCCGGAGGCCTCCGCCAAATCGGTGG
The Cupriavidus basilensis DNA segment above includes these coding regions:
- a CDS encoding MFS transporter — its product is MQPHQGLPYPQRSWAILTVFCGLIMAVLDGSIANIALPSISRELAADPSSTIWVVNAYQLTVTVCLLPLSSLGDILGYKRVYRAGLAIFLAGSLLCALSPNLPVLVAARVLQGIGGAGIMSVNTALVRFIYPPTKLGRGIGLNALVVGITIAVGPSVGALILSVASWPWLFAINVPVAIFALALARTALPATPPQPRSFDYRSALLSAVVFALFILGVDGAGHAQWRPAAAAGLVVAALLGWWLVRMQRGKHAPLVPVDLFASRAFTLAVGTSFCSFMAQMLAFVALPFYLEYQLGRTLHETGLLITPWPLMVAIMAPISGRLSDRYPASILAGIGLALLGSGLIGLATLGPEASSFAVCWRMAMCGLGFGLFQSPNNRAMIGATPPARSGGASGAQATTRLLGQTTGTAIVALLFSVDASGAARVALFVAAGVALVGAVVSFSRLRSGSGSGPAVRVGVEVAAEADL